The following nucleotide sequence is from Ferruginibacter lapsinanis.
GGCTAATACTGGTAAAATCAAGTCAATTATCGGTGCGGTTGTGGACGTTCAGTTCGACAGCGACAGCAAACTTCCCGAAATTTTAAACGCATTGGAATTAACCCGTTCAAACGGTGATAAATTGGTGCTTGAAGTGCAACAACATTTGGGAGAAGACAGCGTACGTACCATTGCGATGGACGGTACGGAAGGTCTTGTTCGTGGTACAGTTGTTACAGATACAGGCAAACCAATTGCAATGCCGATCGGTGAAGGTATCAAAGGACGTTTGTTCAACGTAACAGGTGATGCTATTGACGGTTTGCCACAGGTAAGCAAAGAAGGCGGTCGTCCTATTCACAATAAGCCACCATTATTTGAAGACCTAAGTACAGCTAACGAAATTTTATATACCGGTATTAAAGTAATCGATCTGATCGAACCTTATGCAAAAGGTGGTAAGATCGGGTTATTCGGTGGTGCCGGTGTGGGTAAAACAGTATTGATCCAGGAGCTTATTAACAATATCGCAAAAGCTTACTCTGGTTTATCAGTGTTTGCCGGTGTGGGTGAAAGAACACGTGAAGGAAATGACTTGATGAGAGAGATGATCGAAGCAGGTATCATGAACTATGGTGATGATTTCAAACATAGCATGGAAGAAGGTGGATGGGATCTGAGTAAAGTAAATGTAAAAGGATTAGAAGATAGTAAAGCAACATTTGTGTTCGGTCAGATGAACGAACCTCCAGGAGCTCGTGCTCGTGTGGCTTTGAGTGGTTTGACTATTGCTGAATATTTCCGTGATGGAGATGGTACCGGTCAAGGTAAGGATATCCTTTTCTTCGTAGATAATATCTTCCGTTTTACTCAGGCAGGTTCTGAGGTATCGGCTTTGTTAGGTCGTATGCCATCTGCGGTGGGTTACCAACCAACATTGGCAACTGAAATGGGATTGATGCAAGAGCGTATCACTTCAACTAAGAACGGTTCAATTACATCTGTACAGGCGGTTTATGTACCTGCGGATGATTTAACGGATCCGGCTCCTGCAACTACCTTTGCTCACTTGGATGCTACTACGGTATTAAGTCGTAAGATCGCCGATCTGGGTATCTATCCTGCGGTAGATCCTTTGGATTCTACTTCTCGTATCCTTACTCCTGCAATTGTTGGTGACGAACATTACAACACTGCCAACAGAGTAAAATTAATTTTACAACGTTATAAAGAATTACAAGATATCATCGCCATCCTTGGTTTGGATGAATTGAGTGATGATGATAAACTAACAGTATCACGTGCACGTAAAGTACAACGTTTCTTGTCTCAACCATTCTTTGTGGCTGAACAGTTTACCGGTTTAAAAGGTGTGCTTGTTCCTATCGAAGATACTATCCGTGGTTTCAACGCTATTATGGATGGTGAAGTGGATGAATATCCAGAAGCAGCATTCAACCTTGTTGGTACGTTGGAAGATGCAATTGAAAAAGGTAAAAAATTAATGGCGGCAGCGCAAGCTTAATTATAATTTGAAGATTTGGAAATTTTGAGATT
It contains:
- the atpD gene encoding F0F1 ATP synthase subunit beta, with product MANTGKIKSIIGAVVDVQFDSDSKLPEILNALELTRSNGDKLVLEVQQHLGEDSVRTIAMDGTEGLVRGTVVTDTGKPIAMPIGEGIKGRLFNVTGDAIDGLPQVSKEGGRPIHNKPPLFEDLSTANEILYTGIKVIDLIEPYAKGGKIGLFGGAGVGKTVLIQELINNIAKAYSGLSVFAGVGERTREGNDLMREMIEAGIMNYGDDFKHSMEEGGWDLSKVNVKGLEDSKATFVFGQMNEPPGARARVALSGLTIAEYFRDGDGTGQGKDILFFVDNIFRFTQAGSEVSALLGRMPSAVGYQPTLATEMGLMQERITSTKNGSITSVQAVYVPADDLTDPAPATTFAHLDATTVLSRKIADLGIYPAVDPLDSTSRILTPAIVGDEHYNTANRVKLILQRYKELQDIIAILGLDELSDDDKLTVSRARKVQRFLSQPFFVAEQFTGLKGVLVPIEDTIRGFNAIMDGEVDEYPEAAFNLVGTLEDAIEKGKKLMAAAQA